The following proteins are encoded in a genomic region of Ferviditalea candida:
- a CDS encoding ubiquinol-cytochrome c reductase iron-sulfur subunit: MADEMNQGIHSHEEKPIHRREMSRRQFLSYTLGGTGGFLAGVPLMSMLRFSVDPILQKKTAGDFVKVVEETQITSEPKSFKFQKHQVDGWYESDPEFEAWVAKGSDGKIFALSPVCKHLGCTVNWNNNPQYPNQYFCPCHGAHYTIDGKNLAVAPLPLDEYQVKIENGFVYLGPVEPNTRVK; this comes from the coding sequence ATGGCTGACGAAATGAACCAGGGGATCCATTCACATGAAGAAAAACCCATTCACCGGAGAGAAATGTCCCGCAGACAATTTCTTTCTTATACCCTTGGAGGAACGGGCGGTTTTTTGGCGGGTGTGCCTTTAATGTCGATGCTTCGCTTTTCGGTTGATCCGATTTTGCAGAAGAAGACGGCAGGTGACTTTGTCAAGGTTGTCGAGGAAACCCAAATCACTTCCGAACCGAAATCGTTCAAATTCCAAAAGCATCAGGTCGATGGCTGGTATGAGAGCGATCCGGAATTCGAAGCGTGGGTTGCCAAAGGCAGTGACGGCAAGATTTTTGCCCTGTCGCCCGTTTGCAAGCATTTGGGCTGCACAGTCAACTGGAACAACAATCCGCAGTATCCCAACCAATATTTCTGTCCGTGCCATGGAGCGCATTATACCATTGACGGCAAAAACCTTGCCGTGGCTCCATTGCCGCTGGATGAATATCAGGTTAAGATTGAAAACGGATTTGTTTACTTGGGTCCGGTGGAACCAAATACCAGGGTTAAATAA
- the qcrB gene encoding menaquinol-cytochrome c reductase cytochrome b subunit, with amino-acid sequence MFKGVYNWIDERLDITPMWRDVADHEVPEHVNPAHHFSAFVYCFGGLTFFITVIQILSGMFLTMYYVPDIINAYASVDYLQHKVAFGVIVRGMHHWGASLVIVMMFLHTLRVFFTGSYKAPREMNWVIGMLIFFVMLGLGFTGYLLPWDNKAYFATKVGIEIASSVPYLGEYVKQFLQGGNIVGAQTLTRFFALHVFFLPGVLLALLGGHFFIIRKQGISGPL; translated from the coding sequence ATGTTTAAAGGTGTTTACAACTGGATTGACGAACGTCTCGATATAACGCCGATGTGGAGAGACGTAGCGGATCACGAGGTTCCCGAACACGTAAATCCGGCCCACCATTTTTCGGCTTTTGTATACTGTTTTGGCGGTTTGACGTTCTTCATCACCGTCATTCAAATATTGTCGGGAATGTTTTTAACCATGTACTATGTTCCGGATATTATCAACGCCTATGCCAGCGTGGACTATTTGCAGCATAAAGTGGCTTTCGGCGTTATTGTCCGCGGTATGCACCATTGGGGGGCAAGTCTTGTTATCGTGATGATGTTCTTACATACCCTGCGGGTATTCTTCACCGGATCTTATAAGGCTCCCCGCGAAATGAACTGGGTTATCGGAATGCTGATTTTTTTCGTGATGCTGGGCTTAGGCTTTACGGGATATCTGCTTCCATGGGATAACAAAGCTTATTTTGCGACCAAGGTCGGAATTGAAATCGCATCTTCCGTGCCGTACCTTGGGGAATACGTCAAACAGTTTTTACAGGGCGGAAACATCGTTGGCGCTCAGACGTTGACCCGTTTCTTTGCTCTACACGTTTTCTTCCTTCCTGGCGTGCTGCTTGCTTTATTGGGAGGACACTTCTTCATCATCCGCAAGCAGGGGATTTCCGGACCGCTATAA
- a CDS encoding DUF2487 family protein has protein sequence MKFSEITQTKWQEWKPYMDTCLLPLTGLTGGEQPWEVTRTLEELRDVMDRIEIPYKGRIVTYPTVQYQLEGQAFEAFVNQLCANMISAGFAHVVLVTGNALIREMNFEQADLLIGPEDEPRISEMIQTMWEQK, from the coding sequence GTGAAATTCAGTGAAATTACACAGACGAAGTGGCAGGAATGGAAGCCCTATATGGATACGTGCCTGCTCCCGTTGACCGGTCTTACAGGCGGGGAGCAGCCTTGGGAAGTGACGCGGACGCTGGAGGAGTTAAGAGACGTGATGGATCGGATCGAAATTCCTTATAAAGGGAGAATTGTAACTTATCCCACCGTTCAATATCAGCTGGAGGGACAAGCTTTTGAAGCGTTCGTTAATCAGCTCTGCGCGAATATGATCTCCGCGGGATTTGCGCATGTCGTACTGGTGACGGGAAATGCTTTGATCCGCGAGATGAACTTTGAGCAGGCGGATTTGCTGATTGGTCCGGAAGACGAACCGCGGATTTCCGAAATGATTCAAACAATGTGGGAACAAAAATGA
- a CDS encoding YitT family protein yields MLGWEKFAAILSGSFLIASGIDFFLVPFRVLDGGIIGISLILNYLFGFRIGLTVILCSVPIFVIAWRSYRDYFYNSLHGMLISSLMIDLVEPFQYHFHYFIELPPLTSSIIGGLLIGTGIGIMLRFRTSTGGTDLLAHFLSRLFSVNVGAIIFMIDGMIISAGGLLLSADTFFLSILSILAGGVATGFCTMGMNTAK; encoded by the coding sequence GTGCTGGGCTGGGAAAAATTTGCGGCGATATTATCGGGAAGCTTCTTGATCGCCTCGGGAATCGATTTTTTTCTGGTGCCGTTTCGGGTGCTTGACGGAGGAATCATCGGAATCTCGCTGATTTTGAATTATTTGTTCGGCTTCAGGATCGGATTGACTGTAATTTTGTGCAGCGTGCCTATTTTTGTGATCGCCTGGAGGAGCTACAGGGATTATTTCTATAATAGTTTGCACGGAATGCTGATATCATCCTTGATGATCGACCTGGTTGAACCGTTCCAGTATCACTTTCATTATTTCATCGAATTGCCGCCGTTGACGAGTTCGATCATCGGCGGCTTGCTGATAGGCACCGGGATTGGAATCATGCTGAGATTCCGGACGAGTACGGGGGGAACCGATCTTTTGGCGCATTTTCTGTCCCGGTTATTTTCGGTCAATGTCGGAGCGATCATTTTCATGATTGACGGTATGATCATCAGCGCCGGCGGTCTTCTGCTTTCGGCGGACACTTTTTTTCTGTCGATATTGTCCATTCTTGCGGGAGGGGTAGCAACCGGGTTCTGCACGATGGGGATGAATACTGCGAAATGA